The sequence CTGCTAGCGGCATAAGCCACCGCTCATACTGCGCGCATAGGATTAAAAACACAAATATAAGCCCAAAGACAAATGCCACAGCGCCTGTGCCGCTGGCATTTTTCTCTTGATAGCTTGAGCCTGTGTAGGCCAGCGTATAGCCCTCTGGCAAGATTTCAGCGGCTACTTCCTCAATGGCTCTAAGCGCATCACCGCTTGAGTAGCCATCTTTTGTGCCACCCATAATTTTGGCTCCTGTGAAAAGATTAAATCTATCAATAATATCTGGTCCTATGACGCGCTCTGTTTTCACAAGTGAGCTAATGGGGATAAGCTTGCCGCTGCTTGAGCGCACAAAGACTTTGCTTAAATCTGCTACAGATTCTCTAAAGGCGCTATCAGCTTGGATATTTACTTGATAAGTGCGTCCATAGAGGTTAAAATCATTCACATAAGAGCGTCCAAAAGTGCTTTGCAGCACGGCAAAAACATCGCTTACTTTAACTCCCATAGCCTTAGTTGCTTCTCTATCGAGGGTTAAAAAGTATTGAGGGATATTTGCACTAAACATACTGCGCACACCCGCAAGCTCCTTGCGCTCTGATGCTGCGGCTACTATGGCATTAGCATATTTTTCTAAATCTTTGATAGTGCCTCCACTTCTATCTTGGATATAAACTTCAAATCCTCCTGCGATGGATAGTCCCATAATAGCAGGTGGCGTGGTTACATACACGCCTGCATCGAGCGCGCCATTAAGCACACCATTATATTTAAGTGCTATGGCTTGAGATTTCTGCTCTTTTTTCTTGCGCTCACTCCAATCTTTAAGCGTGATAAACATCGCAGCCGAGCTAGTTCTAGCTGCTGAAGAGAGCATATCAAATCCAGTGATTAGCATGGTGGATTGCACATTGTTATCATCATGTAAAATCGCCAATGCCTTTTTGCCCTCATTTATAGTGCGCGAGAGTGATGAGGCAGGAGGCAGGGACATAAAGGCTAGCACATCGCCCTTATCCTCTTCTGGCACAAGTCCGGTAGGGAGTTTGACTAAAAGTCCCCAAGTAGCACCAATGATAGCTGCAAAGATTAAGACCATAACTAGCCCAAGCCGTAATGCTCGCACGATTTGTTCCCCAAATTTGTGTGTGAGCCAATCAAAAAAGTCATTAAAGCGTTTCACTATATAAAAAGGCTTAGGTTCATGGGATTTGAGGATAGAAACGCAGAGTGCGGGAGTAAGTGTGAGCGCAACAAAGCCAGAAATCACCACTGAAATAACAATAGTAATGGCAAACTGCTGATAAATCGCTCCGCTAAAGCCGCCGATAAACGCTACAGGGATAAATACAGAGCATAAAACCAGCACGATTGCCACCACAGGTCCTTGAATCTCGCCCATTGCCTTTATAGTGGCGTCTTTAACGGAATATTTATTGCCATTTTCATCACGCTCAGTGTGCAAAATCCGCTCCACATTCTCAATGACAATAATGGCATCATCTACCACAATCCCAATGGCTAAGATAAGCCCAAAGAGTGTGAGGAGATTAATAGAAAATCCTAGCGCATACATACCAGCAAATGTGCCTATAATGCTCACAGGAATGGCTATCACAGGGATAATAGTGGCGCGAATATTTTGTAAGAAAAAATACATAATAATCACCACAAGCACAATGGCTTCAATAAAAGTCTTGCGCACTTCTTGTATGGACACTTTGACAAATTTTGTCGTATCATACGCACGCTTGTATTGCAAGCCTTCAGGGAATTTTTTGGCTAATTCTTGCATTTTTGCTTCCACGCGCGTGGAGACATCAAGCGCATTAGCACCGGGCTGCAAATTTATCCCAAACGCAGAGGCAAGATTACCATTAAACATAGGCGTAACGCTATATTCTTTCGCCCCCAGCTCAATTCTAGCAATATCCTTAAGCCGCAATGCCGAACCATCGCTATTTGAGCGGATAATGATATTGCCAAATTCTTCAGAGCTAATAAATCGCCCTTGTGTTGTAACCGAATAAGTAAAGGCTAAGTCACTTCTCACAGGCTCTGCACCAAAGCTCCCAGCAGAAAATTGCGAGTTTTGCTCTGATATGACAGCAGCCACTTCGGAGGGTGTTAAATTATATTGAGCAAGCTTTTCTATATCAAGCCAGATTCTCATAGAATAGTCTCTACTACCAAATGAAGTTACATCACCTACGCCCTCCACGCGCTTTAACTCATTAATGATATTTAAAATAGCATAATTTGCAATGTAGGTTTGCGTATGTGCGGGATTGTTTGAAAAAAGCGCATACACAGCAAGCATTGTAGAGGAGCGCTTGCGCACAGATACGCCAAGTCGCTGCACTTCTTGTGGAAGTTGGCTAAGGACTGCCTGCACGCGGTTATTGACATTAATCATTGCCATATCTGCATCAGAATCATTAGCAAAAGATACATTGAGATTAAGCGCACCTGTTGATGAAGAGGAGCTTTTCATATACAGCATACCCTCTACGCCATTTATAGAATCTTCTAGCACACTTGCCACTGTGTTTGCCATAACTTCAGCGCTAGCACCTGGATAACTTGCAGTTACGACCACTTCATTTGGCACTACTTGCGGATACTCCTCCACAGGCAGCACAAACATACTAATCACCCCCACAAGCGTGATGATTATGGATAAAACCATGGCAAAAATGGGACGATTTATAAAAAACTTTGACATTTTTCGCTCCTAATTTGTCTTCCCATTTTTAGATTCTGTATTGCCTGCTTGTGGATTTTGCGGAGTTTGCGGCGCGATTTGCAATGGCGCATTTTCGCGTATTTTAGTAAGTTGGTTAAGCACCACTACATCGCCATTTTGCAATCCATTTAAGACAAGGATATTAGATTTGCCCACTTCTTGCCCTATTTCTACGCGCGCGATATGGGCTTTTCCATCTTTTATGACAAATACATAACTGCCTTTTGCATCTTGTAAAAGTGCGTTTTGAGGAATGCTAATAGCATTTTGAGCCTCAAAGCCACTTAAGCGAACGCGCACAAATTCATTGGGTAAAAGCTTATGGGCTTGGTTATCCATAATAGCGCGCGCTTTCACGCTAAGCGTTTCAGAATCTAGCACGCTATCGACAAAATCTAGTTTGCCCTTTTGCTCATACACCATACCATTGCCTAGCACAAATTCTACTTGAATGCGGTTATTCTCTAGCCCACGCATAAAGTAATAATCCCTGCTAGGGATAGAAAATTCCGCGTATATGGGACTTAGTTGTGTGATGGTGGTTAATATATCGCGTCCGCTTGAGCCTACAAGATTGCCCACATCATAGCTTCGCGTGCTTGTGCGCCCGCTAATAGTAGCAATCACATCTGTATAGCCTAAATCAATCTCTGCATCATCAAGTGCGGCTTTTGTGCTAGCGACATTGGCTTGCGCGGAGAGAAAATTGTAGCGTGATTGGTCATACTGCTCGATAGTATAAACGCCTTGCTTATACATTTTTTCCACGCGCTGCCAGTCGCGATTTGCTTTAATAAAATTTGCTTCAGCAGCTTGATACTGCGCTCTTGCTTGATTGACTTTGGCTTGATAGCGCGCGGGGTCAATTTTGAAAAGCTTTGCGCCCTCTGTGACAATATCGCCCTCTTTAAAGTTTTTTTCTAACAAAATACCTTGCACGCGCGCATATACGCTCGCACTTTGCACGCTTTTTAAGCGCCCGGGGTATTCAAAGCTAAGGGCTATATTTTGAGCAGTGATAGTTTGTGTATTCACACTAAGTGGGGGACGCTCTTTCTTTTGAGCTTGAGAATCCTTGCAGCCACTTAGTGAGAGCAATACACACAAAGACACACATAAATATGCGGGAATTAAAGTAGAAAATTTCATTGCATTTCTCCTAAACTATGTGAGTAACCAAAAAGATGTGGGGATTTTAATGCATTTTAGTAAATAGTTGTATATGCAACTATTTATTCTTATCCCCTCCACTTTGCATAATTTAGCGCATTTTATGCGAGATTTTTAAGCAGCAGCTCCTGTGTGTCCATTACGCCAACACCTCTATCAAGCACCTTTTGGGCTATTTCTTGGGCTTCTTTGAGTGAGTGCATTTTTGCTGTGCCGCATTGATAGATGTTTAGCTCTGGTATTTCGCTTTCACTGCGGATTCTTAGCACATCGCGCATACTTGCCTCCCATGCGTCTTTTACATCATATTCATTAGGCGCGCCTATCACACTCATATAAAATCCCGTGCGGCAGCCCATTGGCGAAATATCAATAATCTCAACTCTCCCATCATTAAGATGTTCGCGCATAAAGCCTGCAATCAAATGCTCTAATGTGTGAATGCCTTTTTCGCTTAAAAGCTCGCAATTTGGGCGTGTAAAGCGCAAATCAAATACGCTAATCACATCGCCCTTTGGTGTTTGCATAGTTTTGGCTAATCGCACAGCAGGGGCTGGCATACGCGTATGGTCGACTTTAAAACTATCAAGTAATGGCATTTTTTCTCCTTTAATTTTTGAAT is a genomic window of Helicobacter jaachi containing:
- a CDS encoding efflux RND transporter permease subunit, whose amino-acid sequence is MSKFFINRPIFAMVLSIIITLVGVISMFVLPVEEYPQVVPNEVVVTASYPGASAEVMANTVASVLEDSINGVEGMLYMKSSSSSTGALNLNVSFANDSDADMAMINVNNRVQAVLSQLPQEVQRLGVSVRKRSSTMLAVYALFSNNPAHTQTYIANYAILNIINELKRVEGVGDVTSFGSRDYSMRIWLDIEKLAQYNLTPSEVAAVISEQNSQFSAGSFGAEPVRSDLAFTYSVTTQGRFISSEEFGNIIIRSNSDGSALRLKDIARIELGAKEYSVTPMFNGNLASAFGINLQPGANALDVSTRVEAKMQELAKKFPEGLQYKRAYDTTKFVKVSIQEVRKTFIEAIVLVVIIMYFFLQNIRATIIPVIAIPVSIIGTFAGMYALGFSINLLTLFGLILAIGIVVDDAIIVIENVERILHTERDENGNKYSVKDATIKAMGEIQGPVVAIVLVLCSVFIPVAFIGGFSGAIYQQFAITIVISVVISGFVALTLTPALCVSILKSHEPKPFYIVKRFNDFFDWLTHKFGEQIVRALRLGLVMVLIFAAIIGATWGLLVKLPTGLVPEEDKGDVLAFMSLPPASSLSRTINEGKKALAILHDDNNVQSTMLITGFDMLSSAARTSSAAMFITLKDWSERKKKEQKSQAIALKYNGVLNGALDAGVYVTTPPAIMGLSIAGGFEVYIQDRSGGTIKDLEKYANAIVAAASERKELAGVRSMFSANIPQYFLTLDREATKAMGVKVSDVFAVLQSTFGRSYVNDFNLYGRTYQVNIQADSAFRESVADLSKVFVRSSSGKLIPISSLVKTERVIGPDIIDRFNLFTGAKIMGGTKDGYSSGDALRAIEEVAAEILPEGYTLAYTGSSYQEKNASGTGAVAFVFGLIFVFLILCAQYERWLMPLAVLTAVPFAVFGAALATALRGLNADIYFNIGLVMLIALAAKNAILIVEFAQHLHEKEGKSIFESAVGAAKLRFRPIIMTSLAFSIGVLPLALSSGAGSGSQNAIGTGVIGGMLAATFIAIFFIPLFWTYIARLSAWLKSKRDI
- a CDS encoding efflux RND transporter periplasmic adaptor subunit; this translates as MKFSTLIPAYLCVSLCVLLSLSGCKDSQAQKKERPPLSVNTQTITAQNIALSFEYPGRLKSVQSASVYARVQGILLEKNFKEGDIVTEGAKLFKIDPARYQAKVNQARAQYQAAEANFIKANRDWQRVEKMYKQGVYTIEQYDQSRYNFLSAQANVASTKAALDDAEIDLGYTDVIATISGRTSTRSYDVGNLVGSSGRDILTTITQLSPIYAEFSIPSRDYYFMRGLENNRIQVEFVLGNGMVYEQKGKLDFVDSVLDSETLSVKARAIMDNQAHKLLPNEFVRVRLSGFEAQNAISIPQNALLQDAKGSYVFVIKDGKAHIARVEIGQEVGKSNILVLNGLQNGDVVVLNQLTKIRENAPLQIAPQTPQNPQAGNTESKNGKTN
- the luxS gene encoding S-ribosylhomocysteine lyase codes for the protein MPLLDSFKVDHTRMPAPAVRLAKTMQTPKGDVISVFDLRFTRPNCELLSEKGIHTLEHLIAGFMREHLNDGRVEIIDISPMGCRTGFYMSVIGAPNEYDVKDAWEASMRDVLRIRSESEIPELNIYQCGTAKMHSLKEAQEIAQKVLDRGVGVMDTQELLLKNLA